The Cellulomonas shaoxiangyii sequence GTGCGGCGCGCCGACCTGCGGGGCGACGCCGGGCCGGTGCCACCGGTCGCCGCGCCGTCGTCCCCGGACGGGCTCGACGGCACCGACCCGGGTGCGGGGCGCTGGGCACCGCCGGCCGGGTCGGCGCTGCACGACGAGCTGGTCGAGCTGGAGCACACGCGCGTGCGCCACCCCGCCCAGCTGCGCCGCCGCGCCGTGACCCTCGCGCTGCAGTTCGACACCGGGCCCCGCGTGCGCGTCGTCGGCCGCGGCCTGGCCGGACGCGGCCCGCGTGCCGAGGACGGCGCGGACATCCTGCACGTCGTCGCCGTGGACGACCCGTCCCGCTCGGTCTCGCGCGTGCACCTCGAGTTCGGTCCGCTGCCCGCGACGGCACCCGACGAGGCCGTCCGGCTGTGGGTGCTCGACCGGGGGTCGACGAACGGCACGGTCGTCGTCGCGCCCGACGGCGAGGCCCGCGTGCTGCCACCGGGCACGCGCGGGGTCGTCGGCGCGGGGTGGACGCTGCGCCTGGGGGAGCGGGTCGTCCGCGTCGAGGACGACTGAGGCCCGGACGACTGAGGCCCGCGCGGCCGCACTCAGCGCGCGGGTGCGGCGCCGGGGTCGCTCACGTCTCCCGCCGCGAGGGCTCCGGCGTGCCCCGCGTCGAGCGCGGCCGGCTCGGCCGGGCCGCCGGGCGACGGCGCGGTGCGGCGGGTCCTGGCACGCGCGGCGAGGCGGGTCGCGCGGGCGTTGCGGAGCCCGTCGGCCGTGAGCACGAGCAGCGCGACCCACACCAGACCGAAGCCCCACCACCGTGCGGGCGGCATCTCCTCGCCGGCGACGAGCACGCCGATCGCGAGCTGCAGCACGGGGGCGAGGTACTGCAGCATGCCGACGACGGACAGCGGCAGGCGGCGTGCGGCGGAGTTGAACAGCAGCAGCGGTATCGCGGTCAGCACGCCGGACGCCGCGAGCCCCGCGGCGTGCCACGGGCCGTGCGCGCCCCACGTGCCCGTCCCGGTGGCCTGCAGCCAGGCGAGGTAGCCGACGGCGAGGGGCACGAGCACGGCCGTCTCGGCGGCGAGGCCCGGCAGGGCGGGGACGCGCGCGCCGACCGTGCTCTTGATGAGCCCGTACACCCCGAAGCTCGCGGCGAGCGTGAGGGCGATCCACGGCAGCCGTCCCAGGCCGGCGGTGATGACGACGACGGCCGCCGCCCCGAGGCCGAGCGCCACCCACTGCACGGCGCGCAGGCGCTCGCCGAGCACGAGCACCGCCAGCCCGACGGTCACGAGGGGGTTGATGAAGTACCCGAGGGCGGCGTCGACGACGTGCCCCGTCGTGACGCCGTGCACGAACACCAGCCAGTTCACGGCGAGCAGCACGGCGGCGAGCGTGAGGCGGGCGAGGAGGCGGCCGTCGCGCAGCACCGTCAGGAAGGTGCCCCACGTGCGCGTCGCGAGCAGCAGCAGGACGCAGAACAGCAGGGACCACACGACGCGGTGGGCGATGATCTCGACCGGGCCGGCCGGTGCCAGCAGCGGGAAGAACAGCGGCAGGCCGCCCCACATGACGTAGGCGGCGACACCGGCCGCGAGGCCGGCCCGGCGGTCGGGGGCGGGGTCCTCGGGCACAGGTCACTGTAGGCGCGGCTGCGCTGGCCTGCACGAACATCCGCCGTCCACATCGTGGTCTGTCCGTATCGTGGAGTGGACATGAGGGTGACCTCACCCGAGCGACTAGCATCGGACGAGCAGCGTCCTCGCCTGCGCCGCTCGCACGCCGCGGACGGGCACACCGCCCGCACCGCGGCCCCGTCGCGGCGGCCGGCAGGCGAGGGCTCCCCGACCGGAAGGCAGCAGCGACCCGTGAGCACCCCGACCCTGCGCGTCGCCATCGTCGGCGCCGGACCGGCCGGCATCTACGCGGCCGACATCCTGTCGAAGACCGACCTCGACGTCAGCATCGACCTGTTCGAGCGCCTGCCCGCGCCGTTCGGCCTGGTCCGCTACGGCGTCGCGCCGGACCACCCGCGGATCAAGCAGATCATCGTCGCGCTGCACAAGGTGCTCGAGCGCGGCGACATCCGGCTCATCGCGAACGTCGACTACGGCACGGACCTCAAGCTCGACGACCTGCGCCACTTCTACGACGCGGTCATCTTCTCCACCGGCTCGATCCGCGACGCCGCCCTCGCGATCCCCGGCATCGACCTCGAGGGCTCCTACGGCGCGGCGGACTTCGTCTCCTGGTACGACGGGCACCCCGACGTGCCGCGCACGTGGCCGCTCGAGGCGCAGCAGGTCGCCGTGCTGGGCGCCGGCAACGTCGCGCTCGACGTCGCCCGGATCCTCGCCAAGCACGCCGACGACCTGCTGCCCACCGAGGTGCCCGACAACGTCTACGACGTCCTCAAGGCGAACCCCGTCACGGACGTGCACGTCTTCGCCCGCCGCGGTCCCGCGCAGGCCAAGTTCTCGCCGCTCGAGCTGCGCGAGCTGGGCCACGTGCCCGACGTCGACGTCGTCGTCTACCCGGAGGACTTCGACTTCGACGAGGGCTCCGAGGCGGCGATCCGCTCGAGCAACCAGACCAAGCAGGTCGTCAAGACCCTCACGGACTGGACCCTGAAGGAGCCCGAGGACCTCACGGCCTCGCGCCGCATCCACCTGCACTTCCTGCACAAGCCGGTCGAGGTGCTGGGCGAGGACGGCCGGGTCGTCGCGCTGCGCACCGAGCGCACGCGGCTGCGGGGTGACGGCAACGTCGTCGGCACCGGCGAGACGTACGAG is a genomic window containing:
- the rarD gene encoding EamA family transporter RarD, whose amino-acid sequence is MPEDPAPDRRAGLAAGVAAYVMWGGLPLFFPLLAPAGPVEIIAHRVVWSLLFCVLLLLATRTWGTFLTVLRDGRLLARLTLAAVLLAVNWLVFVHGVTTGHVVDAALGYFINPLVTVGLAVLVLGERLRAVQWVALGLGAAAVVVITAGLGRLPWIALTLAASFGVYGLIKSTVGARVPALPGLAAETAVLVPLAVGYLAWLQATGTGTWGAHGPWHAAGLAASGVLTAIPLLLFNSAARRLPLSVVGMLQYLAPVLQLAIGVLVAGEEMPPARWWGFGLVWVALLVLTADGLRNARATRLAARARTRRTAPSPGGPAEPAALDAGHAGALAAGDVSDPGAAPAR
- a CDS encoding FAD-dependent oxidoreductase; the protein is MSTPTLRVAIVGAGPAGIYAADILSKTDLDVSIDLFERLPAPFGLVRYGVAPDHPRIKQIIVALHKVLERGDIRLIANVDYGTDLKLDDLRHFYDAVIFSTGSIRDAALAIPGIDLEGSYGAADFVSWYDGHPDVPRTWPLEAQQVAVLGAGNVALDVARILAKHADDLLPTEVPDNVYDVLKANPVTDVHVFARRGPAQAKFSPLELRELGHVPDVDVVVYPEDFDFDEGSEAAIRSSNQTKQVVKTLTDWTLKEPEDLTASRRIHLHFLHKPVEVLGEDGRVVALRTERTRLRGDGNVVGTGETYEWPVQAVYRAVGYFGSPLVDIPFDDVAGVIPNREGRVVDVDGEPLPGIYATGWIKRGPVGLIGHTKSDASETVRHLGEDVAAAGAAFYTAAERDPQAVLEFLTARGAEPIDWSGWELLDAYERSLGEPHGRQRVKVVPREHMVAVARGRGLTTD